A stretch of Bos taurus isolate L1 Dominette 01449 registration number 42190680 breed Hereford chromosome 5, ARS-UCD2.0, whole genome shotgun sequence DNA encodes these proteins:
- the OR6C5 gene encoding olfactory receptor family 6 subfamily C member 5: protein MRNHTMLTEFVLLGISDNPELQVVIFIFLFLAYVLSVVGNLTIIILTLTDCHLKTPMYYFLRNFSFLEITFTSVSIPRFLGAIITKVKTISYNNCLAQLFFFIFMGVSEFFLLTAMSYDRYAAICKPLHYTTIMNKKICTLLVFSSWLGGFLTIFPPLMLILQLDFCASNIIDHFSCDYFPILRLSCSDTWLLEMIGFYFAFVTLLFTLALVILSYMCIITTILRIPSATQRKKAFSTCSSHMIVISISYGSCIFMYVKPSAKERASLTKGVAILNTSIAPMLNPFIYTLRNEQVKQALKNLVHKVILSRNK, encoded by the coding sequence ATGAGAAACCACACAATGCTTACAGAATTCGTCCTCTTGGGCATATCAGACAACCCAGAGCTTCAGGttgtcatttttatctttttatttctggcttatgTATTGAGTGTTGTTGGAAACCTAACCATCATCATCCTCACTTTAACAGACTGTCATCTAAAGACGCCGATGTATTATTTCCTCCGGAATTTCTCCTTCTTAGAGATTACATTCACCAGTGTTTCTATCCCCAGGTTTTTGGGGGCAATCATTACTAAAGTCAAGACTATTTCCTACAACAATTGCTTGGCTCagttatttttcttcatcttcatgGGTGTATCTGAGTTTTTCCTTCTCACTGCCATGTCTTATGATCGATATGCTGCCATCTGCAAGCCTCTCCATTACACCACCATCATGAACAAGAAAATCTGCACTTTGCTGGTCTTTAGTTCATGGCTCGGGGGGTTTCTTACCATTTTTCCACCACTCATGCTTATCCTTCAGCTAGATTTCTGTGCTTCCAACATAATTGATCACTTCTCCTGTGATTACTTCCCCATTTTGCGACTCTCATGCTCAGATACGTGGCTTTTAGAGATGATTGgtttttactttgcttttgtgACTCTGCTCTTCACATTGGCATTAGTGATTCTATCCTACATGTGCATTATTACCACCATTTTGAGAATACCATCGGCTACTCAGAGGAAAAAGGCTTTCTCCACATGTTCCTCTCACATGATTGTCATTTCCATTTCTTATGGAAGCTGTATATTCATGTATGTCAAGCCTTCAGCAAAAGAAAGAGCTTCATTGACCAAAGGAGTAGCTATTCTCAACACTTCAATTGCCCCCATGTTAAATCCTTTTATTTATACCTTGAGGAATGAGCAAGTAAAACAAGCTTTGAAAAACTTGGTTCATAAAGTGATActttctagaaataaatga